From the Deltaproteobacteria bacterium genome, the window CTTTGGTGCCAAAATAATCGGCGCGAATCGGTTCCTGCAGCGACGCCAGGCCGCCGTAGGCGAGCGAGTAGACGATCATCATCGTCGTAAACGCCAGCGAACCCGCGGCCCAGCCCATCACGCATACCGACACACTCAACGCCAGCAGCAGCCCCATCACAAGCTTGCGCTTGTCGACCATGTCGCCCAACCACCCCATGCCGATGCGCGCCGGAGCGCCGATCAAGGCCGACACGCCGAGGAGGCGGCTTGCCGCTTCGGTGCTCCAACCGCGGTCGACCAGTAAAATAACGAAGTGCACCGAAACGCCTTCGGTGACCATGTGGCGCAGCGCCATGGAGACTGACAGGAACCAAAATGCTTTCAGCCGCAGCACTTCTTTTAAACTAAATTGCGGATCGACGGTCGCCTGCGCGCCGCTACCCGTGTGACCCGCAACAAGCGACTCCGTTTTGCGTTCTTCGCCGTCGGCGATGCGATTGATCAGGTAAGCGATCGGCAAGCTCATGGCAAAAAGGATCAAACCCGACAGCAGCGCCGCCGTGCGCCAGCCCCAAGCGACGATGATCGCGCCGACCAGCGGCACGATGGCACCGGACAAGCCCGGTCCCATGCGAAAGATGCCGAAGGCGAAGCTGCGCCGTTCACGAAAAGTTTTGGCGATCAGCAAACTGATCGGCATGTGATAGCCCAGGCTCGAACCGAGCACGATGCCGAGCACGATCGAAACGTAAAGCATCGGCAGCGAGTTGACGAAGCTGAGCGACAAAAAGCCTAAGGTGCAAATGACGATACCGATGTACATGATGCGCTTGGGCCCGACGCGGTCGACGAAGTAGCCTTCGATGGGGCCGAGAATGCCGGCTTCGATGCGCGCCAGGGAAAACGCCCCGGAGATCGCCGTGCGGCTCCAGCCGAACTCACGCTCGAAGGACGGAAAAAATGCGCTCATGCCGAAGTAGCTGAAACCGGTATTGACCGCGTGGGTAATGCAGCCAAGGATGACCAGCCACCATTTTCGTTCCATGTGGTAAACCAACTCCCAGCAGGCAACCGCGAAATTCCCGCCAGACTAGCGGAAATCGGCGACCAAGGAAACGCGACTTGGCGTTTTGCCGTCTGTTCATGCTATCCAGTAGTTGCATGTCGCTTTCTTCTGAATCTCCCGCGAGTGCTGCGGCGGCGCTACGCGAGCGCGCCAACGCTCTGCATCAGCAGATACTCACCGTCGACAGTCACATCGATTTCGCGCCGGCCGACCTCACCGGCGAACGCAACTATTCGGAGCGGCTGGAAACCCAATTCAACTTGCCGCTGATGATCGAAGGCGGCCTGGCGGCGGCGTTCTTCATCGTCTACGTCGGCCAGACCCGCGAGGCGCAGCATCCCGAGGCGCTTCAGACAACCGGCTACGAGCGCGCCTACAAGCACGCGGTTGAAAAGTTCGACGCCGTCAAACGCTTTACTACTGAGATCGCCGGCGACAAGATTGCCCTCGCGCTGACCGCCAGCGATGTGCGCCGCATAACGGACATGGGCAAGAAAGTCGCGTTGATCGGCGTCGAAAACGGTTATCCGCTCGGCGCGGACATCGCCCGGGTCGAAGAGTTTTACCAGCGCGGCGCGCGCTATCTGTCACTGACCCACAATGGCCACAATCAGCTGGGCGACTCGCACACCGGCGAGAAAGAAGGCTGGAAATGGCACGGCGTCTCGCCGCTCGGCAAACAAGTCATCGCCGCATTGAATCGCTGCGGCATCATGGTCGACGTCTCGCACGCCTCGAAAGAAGCGATGCTGCAAACCGCCGCCCTGTCAAAGGCGCCGATCATCGCGTCCCACTCGAGCTGCCGTGCGTTGTGCGATTCGAGCCGCAACTTGGACGACGAACAATTATTAGCGCTCAAGCACACCGGCGGCGTCATTCAAATCGTCGCCTACGATCTCTTTCTGAAAAAGCTGACGCCCGATTCACCACAGAGAAGCTCGGCCCTGGCCGCAGCGCGCCAGGAGTTTGGCCTGCCCGAACCCAACCACTTCGCCAGCCGCGCCCGCTACCACGCGCTGCTGAAAAGTCTTTCCGAACATCAGCGCGCTATCTACGAAGAAAAACTTGCCGCCATCGCTGAAGCCTTCCCCGGCGACCCAGCCACCAGCATCGACGATTTGCTGGACCACGTCGACCACGCGGTGAAACTGCTCGGTATTGACCACGTCGGCATCGCGTCTGACTTCGACGGCGGCGGTGGCGTCGCCGGTTGGAACGACGCCGGCGAAACTCGCAACGTGACTTTGGAATTAATCCGCCGCGGCTACAGCGCTGCACAGATCGCCAAACTCTGGGGCGGCAATATCCTGCGAGTGATGGAAGCAGCGCAGACGGTGGCAACGATTTCGCCAACCACACAGTGGCGGCACTGAGCCGGTAGAAACGGTAGCGACTTATTAGCGCCCGTTCACAAAAGAAAATGAAACCGTATCTATGGTAGGTTGGCGAGATGAAACCGTTTGTGCGCTATACGGCCCTGTTTCTAGCCCTTATCTTTCTCGCCGGCGCGGGACTCGCATGGGCAGAGTTGATGCACGAGGCCGATCTCTTCACTAACCCTAAAGTAAAACCAGCAACGGGGTTTCTCGTCACCGGACTAATATTTCTAGGTCTGGCATTGCGAGGCTGGCGCAGGGGAAGCTAACTGCCACTCTCCGATTATCTCCCCGCTTCCAACTCTTTCCAAACCTGCCGGGCAAAAGAGAAGTCGCGCACGTCGTCCACGGTTTTCTTCTTTTCGTTGCCCAGTCGTTCGATAAAACTCTCCATCTCGGCGTCGCTCATGATGCCGTCACGCAGGATCGATTTCAGCTCGACGTCGTAGGAGCGCGCGGCGATCTCGGGTGTCTGTTTCACCCACTGCAGCAGAACTTTGATCGTCTCCGCCTTGTTTTCTTCGATGAAGCGATTGGCGCGCAGCAGGGCGCGCACACCGCGTCGGACGAATTGGGGGTTTTCTTTGATCAATTTCTCCGAAGTAATCATGCCGGAGGCCGGCATGCCGATCTCCGGCGGGCCGGCGAAGACTTTGCCGCCGGCTTTCTGCGCCATCAGATCGTGCGGCGGCGACAGCACGGTCACCTCCACCGCGCCGGTAGTGACCGATTGTAAGCGCACCGAGGTGTCGCCCAATGCGACCGGCTGGAGCTGCGCGGGATTGAGACCCTTGGATCGCAGCAACTCTTCGGCGACGAGATGATCCGCGCCTCGAATGCTTGAAACGCCGAGCTTCTTGCCGCGCAGCTCTTGCACGTCTTTGATGCTCGGATGGGCGATCAAATAGTAGACGCCCTTCTTAAATGCGACAACGACGATCTTCAATGGAAATCCGGAAAGAATACCGCGCACGGTGCTAACGAACGTGCCCGTAAAAGCAACGTCGCCGTTCAGCAGGGCCATCGTCCCAAGCCGCGGATTGGCTTGAATAATCTCGACGTCCATCCCCTCGTCACGAAAAAAACCCTTGCTCGCAGCGACGTAGTACGACACGCTGGTGTTGCTGCGGCTGGAGATCGAAATGCTCACTTTCTGAGTCTGGCCGAGCGCCGAATCGACAAAGAAGACCGCCGCGGTGATACCCATCGCGACCGCCAGAGAAAGCGCGCAAATCCCGAACCGCGCGTCTTCGGTTTTCAATTTCCCATTTTTCATTTTCAATTTCCCAGTTCTTTCAGCGCCGCCCGGGCAAAGGAAAAATCACGAATCTCGTCGAGCGGCCGCTTCTTGTCCGCCAGTCTTTCCATCTGCGCTTCGATCTCGGCGTCGGTCATGGTGCCGTCCTTCGACAGCGCTTTGAACTCGACATCGTAGGAACGCGCGGCATATTCGATCTTCTGCGCCACGTACTGGGTCATGATGCGCAAGGTTTCATCGCGATTGGCCTCGATAAAGCGATTGGCTTTCAACAACGCGCGAATAGTTTTTCGCAGCGCCAACGGATTCTCTTTAATAAATTTGTCGGCGACGAAGAGCCCGGAGGACGGCACACCGATCTCCGGTGGGCCGGAGATCGCTTTCAAGCCCTGGTTCTGCAAAAGAATGTCGTAGGGCGGCGGCACGGACACCGCTTGCACGATGCCGGTCACGACCGCTTGCAGACGCAGCGACGGATCGCCCACGGCGATCGCCTGCACCGAGTTGGGATCGACGCCTTTCATGCGCAAGAGCTCGCGGCCAATGATATGATCCCCGCCATTGACCGCGGTGACGCCGAGTTTTTTGCCCTTTAGATCCTGCGGCTCTTTGATGATCTCCGGGCGCACCATCAAATAGTACAGTCCTTTTTTTAGCAAGATAAAGACCGTCTTCATCGGGAAACCCTGCACGACGCCGCGAAAGGTGCTGACAAATGAGGTCGTAAACGTCACGTCGCCGTTCAGCACCGCCAATGCGCCCAGCCGTGGATTGACCTGAATGAATTCGACCTCCAGTCCCTCTTCTTTGAAAAGTCCGCGCGCCTGGGCGACATAGTAGGTGGTGTTGGTATTGCTGCGGCTCGACAGCGAAATGCGGATTTTTTGCAGCGGCGCCTGCGCCTGAGCGAAGGGCGCGAAGCTCGCAACCATCGCTACGATCATACCGAGCCCAACGAAATAGCTCCGAACTCTCATGCCTTGCTCCTTGTCCAGCGGCTGCCGATCGGCTGTTTCTCAAACTTTCTCCCTATGTAGGCTAGCCAAAGTCTCTTTACAAGCCGCTCCGATCTAGCTTAGAGTTCCGCGATGAAGCGTTGTCGTTCTTACTGTTGGTGCAATGTGCTTTCTTCGCGGCCAGTGCCT encodes:
- a CDS encoding membrane dipeptidase encodes the protein MLSSSCMSLSSESPASAAAALRERANALHQQILTVDSHIDFAPADLTGERNYSERLETQFNLPLMIEGGLAAAFFIVYVGQTREAQHPEALQTTGYERAYKHAVEKFDAVKRFTTEIAGDKIALALTASDVRRITDMGKKVALIGVENGYPLGADIARVEEFYQRGARYLSLTHNGHNQLGDSHTGEKEGWKWHGVSPLGKQVIAALNRCGIMVDVSHASKEAMLQTAALSKAPIIASHSSCRALCDSSRNLDDEQLLALKHTGGVIQIVAYDLFLKKLTPDSPQRSSALAAARQEFGLPEPNHFASRARYHALLKSLSEHQRAIYEEKLAAIAEAFPGDPATSIDDLLDHVDHAVKLLGIDHVGIASDFDGGGGVAGWNDAGETRNVTLELIRRGYSAAQIAKLWGGNILRVMEAAQTVATISPTTQWRH
- a CDS encoding ABC transporter substrate-binding protein is translated as MRVRSYFVGLGMIVAMVASFAPFAQAQAPLQKIRISLSSRSNTNTTYYVAQARGLFKEEGLEVEFIQVNPRLGALAVLNGDVTFTTSFVSTFRGVVQGFPMKTVFILLKKGLYYLMVRPEIIKEPQDLKGKKLGVTAVNGGDHIIGRELLRMKGVDPNSVQAIAVGDPSLRLQAVVTGIVQAVSVPPPYDILLQNQGLKAISGPPEIGVPSSGLFVADKFIKENPLALRKTIRALLKANRFIEANRDETLRIMTQYVAQKIEYAARSYDVEFKALSKDGTMTDAEIEAQMERLADKKRPLDEIRDFSFARAALKELGN
- a CDS encoding MFS transporter, which gives rise to MERKWWLVILGCITHAVNTGFSYFGMSAFFPSFEREFGWSRTAISGAFSLARIEAGILGPIEGYFVDRVGPKRIMYIGIVICTLGFLSLSFVNSLPMLYVSIVLGIVLGSSLGYHMPISLLIAKTFRERRSFAFGIFRMGPGLSGAIVPLVGAIIVAWGWRTAALLSGLILFAMSLPIAYLINRIADGEERKTESLVAGHTGSGAQATVDPQFSLKEVLRLKAFWFLSVSMALRHMVTEGVSVHFVILLVDRGWSTEAASRLLGVSALIGAPARIGMGWLGDMVDKRKLVMGLLLALSVSVCVMGWAAGSLAFTTMMIVYSLAYGGLASLQEPIRADYFGTKAFATIQGVSRSITTCGTFLGPIIAGLCYDLTKSYAVAFTIFAIVSLLSMFLMFLARRPQAQTLK
- a CDS encoding ABC transporter substrate-binding protein, translating into MKNGKLKTEDARFGICALSLAVAMGITAAVFFVDSALGQTQKVSISISSRSNTSVSYYVAASKGFFRDEGMDVEIIQANPRLGTMALLNGDVAFTGTFVSTVRGILSGFPLKIVVVAFKKGVYYLIAHPSIKDVQELRGKKLGVSSIRGADHLVAEELLRSKGLNPAQLQPVALGDTSVRLQSVTTGAVEVTVLSPPHDLMAQKAGGKVFAGPPEIGMPASGMITSEKLIKENPQFVRRGVRALLRANRFIEENKAETIKVLLQWVKQTPEIAARSYDVELKSILRDGIMSDAEMESFIERLGNEKKKTVDDVRDFSFARQVWKELEAGR